From Vibrio splendidus, a single genomic window includes:
- a CDS encoding phosphopantetheine-binding protein, which yields METLHNELKQLIIDALNLEDMSIDEIETEAPLFGDGLGLDSIDALELGLAIKKKYNIVIDADDSNTRQHFSSVENLANYISSQTNN from the coding sequence GTGGAAACATTACACAACGAACTGAAACAACTGATCATCGACGCATTGAACCTTGAAGACATGAGCATTGATGAAATTGAAACAGAAGCTCCACTATTTGGTGATGGACTGGGACTAGATTCTATTGATGCACTTGAGCTTGGCCTTGCTATCAAGAAAAAGTACAACATTGTTATCGATGCCGATGATTCAAACACTCGACAGCACTTCTCGTCGGTTGAAAATCTAGCGAATTACATCTCTTCTCAAACGAACAACTAG
- a CDS encoding acyl carrier protein, translated as MTQANQQEVYNQVKDALIELFELDAEDITPEAHLYLDLDLDSIDAVDLVVHLQNVTGKKIKPEEFKAVRTVNDVVESVAELLKDA; from the coding sequence ATGACACAAGCTAACCAACAAGAAGTATACAACCAGGTTAAAGATGCGCTTATTGAGCTGTTTGAGCTTGATGCTGAAGATATCACGCCTGAAGCACACCTTTATCTCGATCTAGACTTAGACAGCATTGATGCCGTTGATTTGGTCGTTCACTTACAGAACGTCACAGGTAAGAAGATCAAACCTGAAGAGTTCAAAGCAGTACGCACCGTTAATGACGTTGTGGAGTCTGTGGCTGAACTATTGAAGGACGCATAA
- a CDS encoding DUF3261 domain-containing protein — protein sequence MKNTIRIALGVVLGLLLSACSMVSQQPTGASVSIDNDTELALPLPSELGYSFTASQLINATWQNETQQLPVQVEVTPDKVVLAGFSSWGTRILSLQYQNQVIDTQVLSGLGATLPQPEQVLFNLMLTLWPVEAWTQPLESIGWHLVDTENSRTVFDDNQQAIIRIDYQADSGADKTSGDIVFTHLTQGYTITIQTLNSTIIDNPSKS from the coding sequence ATGAAAAATACAATACGGATAGCGCTGGGCGTTGTATTGGGTTTACTACTCAGTGCCTGTTCAATGGTTTCTCAGCAGCCGACTGGCGCAAGTGTGTCTATCGATAATGACACCGAATTAGCCTTACCTTTGCCTTCTGAGCTTGGATACTCATTTACGGCGAGCCAGTTGATTAACGCGACCTGGCAAAACGAGACTCAACAACTTCCTGTCCAAGTTGAAGTGACACCAGATAAAGTGGTGTTAGCGGGTTTTTCATCTTGGGGTACTCGAATTTTGTCACTGCAGTACCAAAACCAAGTGATTGATACACAGGTTTTATCTGGCCTTGGGGCGACCCTGCCGCAACCCGAACAGGTGCTATTTAATTTAATGCTGACCCTATGGCCAGTTGAAGCGTGGACTCAACCTTTAGAAAGTATCGGCTGGCACTTGGTCGACACAGAAAACAGCCGCACAGTGTTTGACGATAACCAACAGGCAATCATTCGAATTGATTACCAAGCGGATTCCGGAGCTGACAAAACTAGCGGCGACATTGTTTTCACGCATTTGACCCAAGGCTATACCATCACTATACAAACGTTGAACTCA
- a CDS encoding HAL/PAL/TAL family ammonia-lyase produces the protein MTKKNPNSITFGAERLTIEDVVAISQGAKASMNSSEAFTSKIDRGVAFLERLLKEEGVIYGVTTGYGDSCTVAIPPNLVDELPLHLTRFHGCGLGEILSHEQSRAVLATRLCSLSQGVSGVTHDLLNQIVTLINQDISPRIPQEGSVGASGDLTPLSYLAAALIGERDVIYKGEVRPTSDVYKELGISPIKLKPKEGLALMNGTSVMTALACIAYKRAEYLAQLSTKITAMVSVGMQGNDFHFDEALFAVKPHPGQQQVAAWLRDDLQADRPPRNSDRLQDRYSLRCAPHVIGVVQDSLPWLRQMIENELNSANDNPIIDGDNERVLHGGHFYGGHIAMAMDTLKTAVANLADLLDRQMAQLMDYKFNNGLPFNLTGAEGERKPINHGFKAVQIGVSAWTAEALKHTMPASVFSRSTECHNQDKVSMGTIAARDCLRVLELTEQVAAASLLAGTQALELRKRHNELDEHHMSENLKYIRDEVLKEFEFIVEDRPLEGDLRHFIARIQSQHWSLYS, from the coding sequence ATGACGAAAAAGAATCCAAATAGCATCACCTTTGGTGCCGAACGCCTCACGATTGAGGATGTTGTCGCTATCTCACAAGGCGCAAAAGCTTCGATGAACTCAAGTGAAGCCTTCACATCTAAGATCGACCGTGGTGTCGCTTTCTTAGAACGTCTGTTGAAAGAAGAAGGCGTGATCTATGGTGTGACAACCGGTTACGGTGACTCATGTACCGTTGCAATTCCGCCAAACCTAGTTGACGAGCTACCACTGCATTTAACACGTTTTCACGGCTGTGGTTTAGGCGAAATACTGTCTCACGAACAATCTCGTGCAGTATTAGCAACTCGCCTGTGTTCTCTGTCACAAGGTGTCTCTGGTGTGACTCATGATTTGCTCAACCAGATCGTTACTTTGATTAACCAAGACATCTCACCGCGTATTCCTCAAGAAGGATCGGTGGGTGCCAGTGGTGATTTAACGCCGCTGTCTTACTTAGCGGCCGCACTGATTGGTGAGCGCGATGTTATCTACAAAGGCGAAGTTCGCCCTACTAGTGACGTCTACAAAGAGCTAGGAATTAGCCCTATCAAGCTTAAGCCAAAAGAAGGCTTAGCATTAATGAATGGCACGTCAGTAATGACGGCTTTAGCTTGTATCGCCTACAAACGTGCAGAATACCTAGCTCAGCTGTCGACTAAGATCACCGCAATGGTGTCTGTCGGTATGCAAGGCAACGATTTCCATTTCGATGAAGCACTGTTTGCAGTGAAGCCTCATCCGGGTCAACAGCAAGTTGCTGCATGGCTACGTGATGACTTACAAGCAGATCGCCCGCCACGTAACAGTGACCGTCTGCAAGATCGTTACTCATTGCGTTGTGCTCCACACGTTATCGGTGTCGTTCAAGACTCTCTGCCTTGGCTTCGCCAAATGATTGAGAACGAGCTCAACAGCGCTAACGATAACCCAATTATCGATGGCGACAACGAGCGCGTACTGCACGGTGGACACTTCTACGGCGGCCATATTGCCATGGCGATGGATACGTTAAAAACAGCAGTAGCCAACCTTGCGGATCTGCTTGATCGCCAAATGGCACAGTTGATGGATTACAAGTTCAACAACGGACTGCCATTTAACCTAACAGGCGCAGAAGGCGAACGTAAGCCAATCAACCACGGCTTCAAGGCAGTACAGATCGGTGTTTCAGCTTGGACAGCAGAAGCATTGAAACACACCATGCCGGCAAGCGTGTTCTCTCGTTCAACCGAGTGCCACAACCAAGACAAAGTCAGTATGGGCACCATCGCAGCTCGTGATTGTTTACGTGTTCTGGAGCTAACAGAGCAAGTAGCAGCGGCATCACTTCTGGCGGGTACACAAGCACTCGAGCTTCGTAAACGTCACAATGAGCTTGATGAGCACCACATGAGTGAAAACCTAAAGTACATTCGCGACGAAGTGCTTAAAGAGTTTGAATTTATCGTTGAAGACCGACCACTTGAAGGCGATCTACGCCACTTCATTGCTCGTATTCAAAGTCAGCACTGGTCACTTTACTCATAG
- a CDS encoding septation protein IspZ has product MRPLLTLLSAIILFTYPIAVYFGLNKFGLQTVGIVLAAIFAVRIFTGGQAKIKELKHLAWISGSAGIVLLALGLTFKQHGWLTYYPVIVNVCMLAVFASSLWQPQTIIERLARLQEPELPQSGVDYTRKVTKVWCLFFVINGSIALYTCFQPLEIWTLYNGLLSYLFAGLLFAGEWVVRQRIRQS; this is encoded by the coding sequence ATGCGTCCTCTGCTGACTTTACTGTCGGCAATCATACTTTTCACTTATCCAATAGCGGTTTACTTTGGACTCAACAAGTTTGGCCTACAAACCGTTGGTATCGTCTTAGCCGCTATCTTTGCTGTCCGTATTTTCACCGGCGGTCAGGCTAAAATCAAAGAGCTAAAACACCTAGCTTGGATCAGTGGAAGTGCCGGAATTGTTCTGCTGGCACTAGGATTAACCTTCAAGCAGCATGGCTGGTTAACCTATTATCCCGTCATCGTTAATGTTTGTATGTTGGCTGTATTCGCTTCAAGCCTATGGCAACCTCAAACAATTATCGAGCGTCTTGCTCGTCTCCAAGAGCCTGAACTTCCGCAAAGTGGCGTTGATTACACACGAAAAGTCACCAAAGTTTGGTGCCTGTTCTTTGTTATCAATGGCTCTATCGCTCTTTACACCTGCTTCCAACCTCTTGAAATCTGGACCCTATACAATGGCTTACTCAGCTATTTATTCGCCGGGTTACTTTTTGCAGGAGAGTGGGTAGTAAGACAGCGCATTCGTCAGAGTTAA
- a CDS encoding LolA family protein translates to MSLFKRSRKHISIALLGLASMTASSFVIANESTATVGSISDLQTVLSANNIVRGEFTQTRNMEMFAQPLTSQGTFLLDKSNGLLWTQTTPFPVSLVLTDNKLSQRFADQPAKIITDKENPMAFYFSHIFLSVFHGDTQKLQEQFSLDFEPATTTNTDQSANASSQDTRWTLTLKPKSAPMNAVFEAITLQGKNDIERIELREIRGDSTVIEFSQLSHLPEVLSDAEAQQFQL, encoded by the coding sequence ATGAGTCTGTTTAAACGCAGTCGCAAACACATCAGCATCGCACTACTAGGGCTTGCCTCAATGACGGCGAGTAGTTTTGTTATTGCTAATGAAAGTACAGCTACGGTTGGTTCTATTTCAGATCTGCAAACAGTATTAAGCGCAAACAACATAGTGCGTGGTGAGTTCACCCAAACGCGCAACATGGAAATGTTCGCCCAGCCTTTGACGTCACAAGGTACTTTCCTGTTAGACAAGTCGAATGGTTTGCTTTGGACGCAAACTACCCCCTTTCCTGTGAGCTTGGTGTTAACCGATAACAAGCTGAGCCAAAGGTTTGCCGATCAACCCGCTAAAATCATTACCGACAAAGAAAACCCAATGGCGTTTTATTTCAGCCATATATTCTTATCGGTGTTCCACGGGGATACGCAAAAACTCCAAGAACAATTCTCACTCGACTTTGAGCCTGCAACCACTACAAACACTGATCAAAGTGCAAACGCAAGTTCACAAGACACACGATGGACACTCACTCTAAAGCCGAAAAGTGCGCCGATGAACGCGGTGTTTGAAGCCATTACGCTGCAAGGTAAAAATGATATTGAACGTATTGAGTTGAGAGAGATTCGTGGAGACAGCACGGTGATCGAATTTAGCCAATTAAGCCATCTACCGGAAGTATTATCAGATGCTGAAGCGCAACAATTCCAACTCTAG
- a CDS encoding glycosyltransferase family 2 protein — MNSAEAVSQHALEESNYKACFLIPCFNHGATMPTVVSSLLNFKLPIIIVDDGSELATKQFLTPLADSPSVTLVTLDHNQGKGGAVKAGIKRAQELGFSHAIQIDADGQHDLDALPTLIQASQTKPRHLISGQPVYDESVPKARLYGRYATHIWVWIETLSLSIKDSMCGFRAYPIDKTQTVLNKYDVGSRMDFDIEILVRLYWEGCDIDFVETRVIYPENGISHFDALWDNVKISWMHTRLFFGMLPRAPKLIARHFKSDSAESLSAAKSLPAENSQGSSADSRQVNSEQIGPEQPHWSRTQERGTVLGIKLLLAVYTLLGRGVFNLILRGVMRYYHLTGKRARNASEQYLFQLKAYAEQQNIELPAELTSYNHLLSFGHTMLDKLAAWKGDFSVDNLSIHGQEQFESMVANKQGVLILGSHLGNIELCRALGRRHSNIKINALVFTEHAERFNSVMKAVNPQSDLNLIQVTSMGPDTAILLQQKLEQGEWIVIVGDRTSTSKESRSVWAEFLGKEAPFPQGPFMLASVLKAPVFLLFGLRDDSQSKPHFNVYFEHFSDKIELPRKTREQSLQQVVQKYANRLEHYTLKAPLQWYNFFNFWTLSKHHDEKESK; from the coding sequence GTGAATAGCGCTGAGGCTGTTTCTCAACACGCACTTGAAGAAAGCAACTACAAGGCTTGCTTCCTAATTCCGTGCTTTAACCACGGTGCAACCATGCCAACTGTGGTCTCATCACTTCTTAATTTCAAACTTCCTATCATTATTGTTGATGATGGCAGTGAACTCGCGACCAAACAGTTTCTGACTCCACTTGCCGATAGCCCAAGCGTGACTTTGGTAACACTTGATCACAACCAAGGCAAAGGCGGCGCGGTAAAAGCGGGCATTAAGCGAGCGCAAGAGCTCGGCTTTAGTCATGCCATTCAGATTGATGCTGATGGGCAACATGACCTAGACGCCCTACCCACATTAATCCAAGCTTCACAAACTAAGCCCCGGCACCTTATCTCTGGTCAGCCTGTCTATGACGAGAGCGTGCCTAAGGCAAGGCTCTACGGACGCTACGCGACACATATCTGGGTATGGATAGAAACCCTATCTCTCTCGATTAAAGACAGCATGTGTGGCTTCAGAGCGTATCCAATCGATAAGACGCAAACCGTACTGAATAAATATGATGTCGGTTCGAGAATGGACTTTGATATCGAGATTCTGGTTCGCCTGTATTGGGAAGGCTGCGACATTGACTTCGTTGAAACGCGTGTTATCTACCCAGAAAATGGTATCTCTCATTTCGATGCACTGTGGGACAACGTAAAAATCAGTTGGATGCACACAAGACTGTTCTTCGGCATGCTGCCGAGAGCACCAAAATTGATTGCTCGTCATTTCAAATCAGATTCCGCCGAGAGTTTATCTGCAGCTAAGAGTTTGCCAGCTGAAAATAGCCAAGGTTCCTCGGCAGATTCAAGACAAGTAAATTCCGAACAAATAGGTCCAGAACAACCCCACTGGTCGCGTACTCAAGAACGCGGCACTGTGCTGGGAATCAAACTGTTATTGGCCGTTTATACCTTGTTAGGCCGAGGCGTATTTAATCTGATTTTACGCGGCGTGATGCGTTACTACCACCTAACGGGCAAACGTGCACGAAACGCCTCAGAACAGTACCTATTTCAGCTTAAGGCATACGCTGAACAACAGAATATTGAGTTACCCGCTGAATTAACCAGTTATAACCATTTGCTCTCGTTTGGCCATACCATGCTAGACAAGTTGGCTGCATGGAAAGGGGATTTTTCGGTCGATAACCTGAGCATTCATGGTCAAGAACAATTTGAGAGCATGGTGGCAAATAAGCAAGGTGTGCTAATCCTAGGTTCTCATCTTGGCAACATCGAACTGTGTCGAGCTTTGGGTCGCAGACACTCGAACATCAAAATCAATGCATTGGTTTTTACCGAGCACGCTGAGCGTTTTAATTCGGTGATGAAAGCGGTCAACCCGCAGTCTGATTTAAACCTGATTCAGGTAACTTCAATGGGGCCTGATACTGCTATCTTGTTGCAACAGAAACTGGAACAAGGTGAGTGGATTGTGATTGTTGGCGATAGAACCTCCACCAGCAAAGAGAGCCGTTCAGTATGGGCTGAGTTTTTGGGTAAGGAAGCGCCCTTCCCTCAAGGGCCATTTATGTTAGCCTCTGTTCTCAAAGCGCCAGTATTTCTATTATTTGGGCTACGTGATGACTCACAATCTAAGCCGCATTTTAATGTCTATTTCGAGCATTTTAGCGACAAAATAGAACTACCCAGAAAGACTCGCGAACAATCTTTACAGCAAGTCGTGCAAAAATACGCAAATCGACTTGAGCACTACACACTGAAAGCACCGCTTCAGTGGTACAACTTTTTTAATTTTTGGACATTGAGCAAGCACCATGACGAAAAAGAATCCAAATAG
- a CDS encoding MMPL family transporter — protein sequence MLKRNNSNSSLALVWLVIVVLFSGLLIKQFAFSSSVPIESNILKLLPENQQDPMVEQAFQQISSSMSEQVVFIISAPDIDQAMIATDAFEKALNQRAFSSQPTLFKQVQGKINASTQSQWSDFYFRHRAQLLTQQQKETLTHSPDSRAQYVIQSLYNPFSGVTAAELSMDPFLLFRDYISTVGVQSSNFVLKEGYLTAQSNDQTHILVTATLAGSPYSLAIQEQLPDLDSIELEVEKQFNVKVQHTGVVFYANYGTQSAKSEISTIGLGSLAGVILLVWLTFRSALPLALSLLSISTGLLVALASTVAIFGKIHLFSLVFGASLIGVSIDYSFHFLTDRLAAGSKWQSKKGLQHILIAISLGLITSLIGYLGLLVAPFPGLQQLALFSSIGLIAAYASVVCWYPVLAAKPSQERPLPLVKLWHSWLSVWSKPKFRIGLPLTVTVVSLMSLSQIRYDDDIRQLQAMPEQLKQQEQAITEISGLGNGQNMLLVTAKSNQALLKKLALITSELDSLIEKRGISGYRSVNQHLPSEHEQNENYRLVKQLYANQSSTLQTTLGWSSFPELPNYEPITVDGFLASPVSEPIRPLWLRPIDGQAASVILIKDVTDSELFSQWLGSDFAQQQDVKFLNKADEISSLFAEYRVKITELLLIALAAIGMVLGWRYGVKQSLLMLLPSLIAGIAGLAITGVLGSTLNLFNLLGLILILGIGIDYTLFFAEQKKSLSTLLAITLSGLTTLLSFGLLSLSQTHAIHSFGVTVLTGIFVAWLLSPLAINTEKAARKPKPHEAFR from the coding sequence ATGCTGAAGCGCAACAATTCCAACTCTAGTCTGGCCCTTGTTTGGCTTGTTATCGTAGTACTATTTAGCGGATTGTTAATAAAACAATTCGCTTTTTCTTCGTCGGTACCGATTGAAAGCAACATTCTAAAGTTACTACCAGAAAACCAGCAAGACCCAATGGTAGAGCAAGCCTTCCAGCAGATATCCAGCTCGATGAGCGAGCAAGTAGTGTTTATCATCAGCGCCCCCGACATCGACCAAGCCATGATTGCGACCGACGCTTTTGAAAAAGCTCTCAACCAAAGAGCTTTTTCAAGTCAGCCAACTCTGTTTAAGCAAGTTCAAGGCAAAATCAACGCCAGCACCCAAAGCCAGTGGAGCGATTTCTACTTTCGTCACCGAGCTCAACTGCTGACCCAACAACAAAAAGAGACACTGACACACTCGCCGGATTCGCGAGCTCAATATGTCATCCAGTCTCTGTACAATCCATTCTCAGGCGTCACTGCAGCCGAACTGTCGATGGATCCATTTCTGCTATTTCGCGACTACATCAGTACTGTTGGCGTTCAATCAAGTAACTTTGTTCTGAAAGAAGGGTACCTCACCGCTCAATCTAATGACCAAACTCATATTTTGGTCACGGCTACGCTGGCTGGCTCACCTTATAGCTTGGCGATTCAAGAACAACTTCCTGATCTTGATTCAATTGAGCTCGAGGTCGAAAAACAGTTTAACGTCAAAGTTCAGCATACTGGCGTGGTTTTCTACGCTAATTACGGCACTCAAAGTGCAAAATCTGAGATCAGCACCATTGGTTTAGGATCGTTAGCTGGCGTTATTTTGTTGGTGTGGCTGACATTTCGTAGCGCCCTACCACTTGCTTTATCACTACTTTCAATCAGTACTGGATTACTGGTTGCACTCGCGAGCACCGTCGCTATCTTCGGCAAAATTCACTTATTCAGCTTAGTGTTCGGTGCCAGTTTGATCGGCGTATCAATCGATTACTCTTTTCACTTCCTTACCGATCGCTTAGCGGCAGGAAGTAAATGGCAAAGTAAAAAAGGGTTGCAACATATCCTTATTGCGATCAGCTTGGGGCTTATTACTAGCTTGATAGGCTACCTAGGCTTACTTGTTGCACCTTTCCCAGGCTTACAACAACTTGCTTTGTTCTCGTCAATTGGACTCATTGCAGCTTACGCCAGTGTAGTGTGTTGGTATCCCGTTTTAGCGGCGAAACCAAGTCAGGAACGTCCACTCCCCCTAGTGAAGCTTTGGCATAGTTGGTTGAGTGTATGGAGCAAGCCAAAATTCAGAATAGGCTTACCGTTAACGGTGACTGTCGTTAGCCTAATGTCACTCAGTCAAATTCGTTACGACGACGATATACGCCAACTTCAGGCAATGCCAGAGCAACTCAAACAGCAAGAGCAAGCCATCACTGAGATTTCAGGATTAGGCAATGGTCAAAATATGCTGTTGGTAACTGCGAAAAGTAATCAAGCATTACTGAAAAAATTGGCATTGATCACCTCTGAATTAGATTCATTGATCGAGAAGCGAGGCATCTCAGGATATCGCAGCGTCAATCAACACCTGCCAAGTGAGCATGAGCAAAATGAAAACTATCGGCTGGTGAAACAGCTCTACGCTAATCAGAGCTCAACATTACAAACCACATTAGGTTGGTCGAGTTTCCCTGAGCTTCCTAACTATGAACCAATAACAGTTGATGGTTTTTTAGCATCACCAGTATCCGAACCCATTCGTCCTCTTTGGTTGAGGCCGATAGATGGACAAGCTGCGTCTGTTATTTTAATCAAAGATGTCACTGACTCAGAGCTGTTCTCTCAATGGCTTGGTTCAGATTTTGCTCAGCAACAAGATGTTAAGTTCCTCAATAAGGCCGATGAAATCTCGTCGCTTTTTGCTGAATACAGAGTCAAGATCACCGAACTATTATTAATAGCATTGGCAGCCATTGGAATGGTTTTAGGCTGGCGCTATGGCGTAAAACAGAGCCTGTTGATGCTGTTGCCGTCTTTGATTGCGGGAATCGCAGGGCTAGCGATCACCGGCGTTTTGGGTTCGACCTTAAACCTATTTAACTTATTGGGTCTGATTCTGATTCTAGGGATTGGCATCGACTACACCCTTTTCTTTGCTGAGCAGAAGAAATCACTGAGCACCTTGTTAGCCATTACCTTGTCTGGCCTCACGACGCTGCTTTCATTTGGTTTACTGTCACTAAGTCAGACTCATGCCATTCATAGCTTCGGTGTTACCGTCTTAACGGGTATTTTTGTGGCGTGGTTGCTTTCTCCACTCGCAATCAATACAGAGAAAGCCGCAAGAAAACCAAAACCTCATGAGGCTTTTAGATGA
- a CDS encoding 3-hydroxyacyl-ACP dehydratase: MDKRKPNVIAVDTAEKESTLTLHITGDITDFKGHFKSFPILPGVTQIDWALHYAVQELSVPGFFKGMEVIKFQEPILPDSTIQLSLKWDADKDKLSFSYTSNNGEQIHSSGKMKLGEKSE; encoded by the coding sequence ATGGATAAGAGAAAACCAAACGTCATTGCTGTTGACACTGCAGAGAAAGAATCGACCCTGACACTCCATATTACTGGAGACATCACCGATTTTAAGGGGCACTTCAAGAGCTTTCCTATTCTTCCTGGTGTTACACAGATTGATTGGGCACTTCACTACGCAGTCCAAGAACTGAGTGTCCCTGGTTTTTTTAAAGGCATGGAAGTCATCAAATTCCAAGAACCGATCCTGCCAGACTCGACCATACAGTTGTCACTCAAGTGGGACGCTGACAAAGACAAACTTAGCTTTAGTTACACCTCAAACAACGGCGAACAGATTCACTCTTCAGGCAAAATGAAGCTGGGAGAGAAAAGTGAATAG
- a CDS encoding acyl-CoA thioesterase: protein MSEILHPLQSEVTLITSFQDADPMGVIYHGNYFRFFEEVRRIMMDKIEYNYHEMKDSGYMWPIIDTRVKYIKAIPFNHQIKVSAKLTEWENRLRVDYEIHDANTGARMTRAHTMQVAVTIEEQEMCFASPKVFTDKVEHWHQFGCLPQSTEQQPSDQQSDQPQVSNTQQQVKHESV, encoded by the coding sequence ATGTCTGAAATCCTTCATCCATTACAATCTGAGGTGACACTTATCACCTCATTCCAAGATGCCGACCCGATGGGCGTGATCTATCACGGTAATTACTTCCGATTTTTTGAAGAAGTAAGGCGTATCATGATGGATAAGATTGAGTACAACTACCATGAGATGAAGGATTCGGGCTACATGTGGCCGATCATCGACACGCGTGTAAAGTACATTAAGGCGATACCGTTCAATCATCAGATCAAGGTATCGGCTAAGTTGACTGAATGGGAAAACCGCCTGCGTGTTGACTACGAAATTCACGATGCCAACACAGGTGCTCGCATGACACGCGCCCACACAATGCAGGTTGCGGTGACCATTGAAGAACAAGAGATGTGCTTCGCTTCACCGAAAGTGTTTACAGATAAAGTCGAGCATTGGCATCAATTTGGCTGCTTACCCCAATCAACTGAACAGCAACCAAGCGACCAACAATCAGACCAACCTCAAGTATCTAACACACAGCAGCAGGTGAAACATGAGTCTGTTTAA